In Archocentrus centrarchus isolate MPI-CPG fArcCen1 unplaced genomic scaffold, fArcCen1 scaffold_37_ctg1, whole genome shotgun sequence, the following proteins share a genomic window:
- the spcs3 gene encoding LOW QUALITY PROTEIN: signal peptidase complex subunit 3 (The sequence of the model RefSeq protein was modified relative to this genomic sequence to represent the inferred CDS: inserted 3 bases in 2 codons), whose translation MNTVLSRANSLFAFSLSVMAALTFGCFITTAFKDRRVPVDLRVSKVMLKNVDDFTGPRERSDLGFITFDLSANLQPIFDWNVKQLFLYLSAEYATKSNSLNQVVLWDKIVLRGENTKLNLRDMKSKYFFFDDGNGLRANKNITLTLSWNXVPNAGILPLVAGSGHVAXPFPETYETTKSY comes from the exons ATGAACACCGTCCTATCCAGAGCAAACTCATTGTTCGCCTTCTCGCTGAGCGTCATGGCGGCGCTGACTTTCGGCTGCTTCATCACCACCGCCTTCAAGGACAGGAGAGTGCCGGTGGACCTCCGCGTCTCCAAAGTCATGCT gaAGAATGTCGATGACTTCACAGGACCCCGAGAACGAAGTGACCTGGGCTTCatcacctttgacctttcagCTA ATTTGCAGCCAATTTTTGATTGGAATGTGAAACAGCTGTTTCTCTACCTGTCTGCTGAGTATGCTACAAAGAGCAAT TCTCTGAACCAGGTGGTGCTGTGGGATAAGATTGTTCTTCGAGGTGAAAACACCAAGCTGAACCTCAGAGACATGAAGTCCAAGTACTTCTTCTTTGATGATGGAAACGGACTGAG GGCCAATAAGAACATCACCTTGACACTGTCCTGGA GTGTTCCCAACGCTGGAATCCTGCCCCTGGTGGCTGGAAGTGGACACGTCGC TCCCTTTCCAGAAACCTACGAGACTACCAAGAGCTATTAG